In the genome of Raphanus sativus cultivar WK10039 chromosome 4, ASM80110v3, whole genome shotgun sequence, one region contains:
- the LOC108851931 gene encoding protein COLD-REGULATED 15B, chloroplastic isoform X1, translated as MSLHSNWLETIPRQPLWFFIKILTLSLYLYKILTFDYSFPHILREKARGGLMATLISGAMLSGLGSTVSIKRRSSVGRIDMRVGWKNVIISPQRKKSWVMAAVKDDDGNSKLDPKWLDDASEKASEYVKEKGSEVGHLTAHEGQEVLDHIQRAKHYFMEKAGVAMDMVTENAHTASDFVAEKAKVMEEEAVSITEKAKDFVVEKTGEAKDFIIEKAGEAKELATDMSKKTAIYIGEKAAEAKEAILPPNSEE; from the exons ATGTCATTACATTCTAACTGGTTAGAAACTATTCCACGCCAGCCTCTGTGGTTCTTTATAAAGATTCTCACTCTCTCCCTCTACTTATATAAAATCCTCACTTTCGATTATTCGTTTCCTCACATCTTAAGAGAGAAGGCAAGAGGTGGCCTCATGGCAACTTTGATCTCCGGAGCTATGCTTAGTGGATTGGGTTCTACTGTCTCGATCAAAAGGAGAAGCAGCGTCGGCCGTATAGATATGAGAGTTGGCTGGAAGAATGTGATCATTTCACCTCAGCGCAAGAAGTCGTGGGTCATGGCCGCCGTGAAAGATGATGATGGCAACTCAAAGCTAGATCCAAAATGGCTCGATGATGCCTC AGAGAAAGCTTCCGAGTACGTGAAGGAGAAAGGAAGCGAAGTCGGACACTTGACTGCACATGAAGGACAAGAGGTTTTAGATCACATACAAAGAGCAAAACACTACTTTATGGAGAAAGCTGGTGTAGCCATGGACATGGTGACTGAAAATGCTCACACAGCTTCAGATTTTGTGGCGGAAAAAGCCAAAGTGATGGAGGAAGAAGCTGTTTCAATTACAGAAAAAGCCAAAGATTTCGTAGTTGAAAAAACAGGTGAAGCTAAAGATTTCATCATCGAAAAAGCTGGTGAAGCCAAAGAGTTGGCGACGGATATGAGCAAAAAAACGGCTATATACATTGGAGAGAAAGCAGCCGAGGCAAAAGAAGCGATATTGCCTCCAAATTCTGAAGAATAG
- the LOC108851931 gene encoding protein COLD-REGULATED 15B, chloroplastic isoform X2 has product MATLISGAMLSGLGSTVSIKRRSSVGRIDMRVGWKNVIISPQRKKSWVMAAVKDDDGNSKLDPKWLDDASEKASEYVKEKGSEVGHLTAHEGQEVLDHIQRAKHYFMEKAGVAMDMVTENAHTASDFVAEKAKVMEEEAVSITEKAKDFVVEKTGEAKDFIIEKAGEAKELATDMSKKTAIYIGEKAAEAKEAILPPNSEE; this is encoded by the exons ATGGCAACTTTGATCTCCGGAGCTATGCTTAGTGGATTGGGTTCTACTGTCTCGATCAAAAGGAGAAGCAGCGTCGGCCGTATAGATATGAGAGTTGGCTGGAAGAATGTGATCATTTCACCTCAGCGCAAGAAGTCGTGGGTCATGGCCGCCGTGAAAGATGATGATGGCAACTCAAAGCTAGATCCAAAATGGCTCGATGATGCCTC AGAGAAAGCTTCCGAGTACGTGAAGGAGAAAGGAAGCGAAGTCGGACACTTGACTGCACATGAAGGACAAGAGGTTTTAGATCACATACAAAGAGCAAAACACTACTTTATGGAGAAAGCTGGTGTAGCCATGGACATGGTGACTGAAAATGCTCACACAGCTTCAGATTTTGTGGCGGAAAAAGCCAAAGTGATGGAGGAAGAAGCTGTTTCAATTACAGAAAAAGCCAAAGATTTCGTAGTTGAAAAAACAGGTGAAGCTAAAGATTTCATCATCGAAAAAGCTGGTGAAGCCAAAGAGTTGGCGACGGATATGAGCAAAAAAACGGCTATATACATTGGAGAGAAAGCAGCCGAGGCAAAAGAAGCGATATTGCCTCCAAATTCTGAAGAATAG
- the LOC108848447 gene encoding ACT domain-containing protein ACR5: MDDCLSYSYHMDDEIARFIRRVNPPKVVIDNDVYNNVTVIKVDSANKHGILLEVVQVLTDLNLTIKKAYISSDGGWFMDVFNVTNQDGNKVTDEIVLDYIRKSLGPDESSCFSPRSTIGVKQSVDFTFIELTGTDRPGLLSELTAVLTDLQCNVVNAEIWTHRAKAAAVLQVTDEETCSAVTDPERLSKIRKLLGYVLTGGSRSRRCREPKTTVSSSLNADRKLHQLMFADRDYDEWENNVDDEDKIGRVVPDVDVSNLHDLDYSIVMIKCKDRPKLLFDTVFTLTDMKYVVSHASIDAEGPEAYQEYYIRHTDGSPVKSEAERQRVIKCLKAAIQRRVFEGLMLELCTSDRVGLLSDVTRIFRENSLTVTRAEVKTKGGKALNTFYVRDASGYEVDAKTIDSIRQVIGQKILQVKGGNTEVKPSSQESQTGFLFGVFKSRSFVNFGLIRS, from the exons ATGG ATGATTGCTTGAGCTATTCATATCATATGGATGATGAGATTGCAAGGTTTATCAGAAGAGTCAATCCTCCAAA GGTTGTGATTGATAACGATGTCTACAATAACGTTACTGTCATCAAG GTGGATAGTGCAAATAAACATGGGATTCTTCTGGAAGTTGTTCAAGTCTTGACTGATCTTAACCTCACCATCAAGAAAGCTTACATCTCCTCTGATGGTGGCTGGTTCATGGATGTCTTCAACGTCACTAACCAAGATGGTAACAAAGTCACCGATGAGATCGTTCTTGACTACATCCGTAAA TCTCTTGGCCCTGATGAGTCTTCCTGCTTCAGTCCGAGATCAACCATTGGTGTTAAACAATCTGTCGACTTCACCTTCATTGAGCTAACGGGAACGGACAGGCCCGGTTTGTTGTCTGAGCTAACCGCTGTTCTAACCGACCTTCAATGCAATGTTGTCAACGCTGAGATCTGGACGCATAGAGCAAAAGCAGCGGCGGTTTTGCAAGTGACAGACGAGGAAACCTGCTCTGCGGTCACTGATCCAGAGAGGCTGTCCAAGATCAGGAAGCTTCTTGGCTACGTTCTCACAGGTGGAAGCAGGAGCAGGAGATGCCGTGAACCCAAAACCACGGTCTCTTCTTCTCTCAACGCGGATCGTAAGCTTCACCAGCTGATGTTTGCGGATAGAGACTATGACGAATGGGAGAATAACGTTGATGATGAGGATAAGATTGGGAGAGTGGTTCCTGATGTGGATGTCTCCAACTTGCATGATTTGGATTACTCTATTGTGATGATCAAATGCAAAGACAGACCAAAGCTTCTCTTTGATACTGTTTTTACTTTGACGGATATGAAGTACGTGGTCTCGCATGCCAGCATTGATGCTGAAGGCCCTGAAGCTTATCAGGAATACTACATAAGACATACGGATGGATCTCCTGTGAAGTCTGAGGCAGAGAGACAGAGAGTGATCAAGTGTCTTAAAGCAGCTATTCAGAGAAGAGTCTTTGAG GGTTTGATGCTTGAGCTTTGCACTTCGGATAGGGTTGGATTACTATCAGACGTGACACGGATATTCCGTGAGAACAGTCTAACGGTAACAAGAGCAGAAGTGAAAACAAAAGGAGGCAAAGCGCTCAACACATTCTACGTGAGGGATGCTTCTGGTTATGAAGTTGATGCTAAGACCATAGATTCAATCAGACAGGTGATTGGTCAGAAGATACTTCAAGTGAAAGGGGGAAACACAGAGGTTAAACCGAGTTCTCAAGAATCTCAAACGGGGTTTCTCTTTGGGGTTTTCAAGTCTAGATCTTTCGTCAATTTCGGGTTGATCAGATCTTAA